A stretch of the Eulemur rufifrons isolate Redbay chromosome 20, OSU_ERuf_1, whole genome shotgun sequence genome encodes the following:
- the OSER1 gene encoding oxidative stress-responsive serine-rich protein 1 — protein MKSEAKDGEEESLQTAFKKLRVDASGSIASLSVGDGTSVRASVRTATDDTKPKTTCASKDSWHGSTRKSSRGAVRTQRRRRSKSPVLHPPKFIHCSTIASSSSSQLKHKSQTDSPDGSSGLGISTPKEFSAGESSTSLDANHTGAVIEPLITSVPRLPSESKKEDSSDTTQVSQASLKASDLSDFRSVSKLNQGKPCACIGKECQCKRWHDMEVYSFSGLQNVPPLAPERRSTLEDYSQSLHTRTLSGSPRSCSEQARVYVDDVTIEDLSGYMEYYLYIPKKMSHMAEMMYT, from the exons ATGAAATCTGAAGCCAAGGATGGAGAGGAGGAGAGTCTACAAACTGCTTTCAAGAAGTTAAGAGTGGATGCATCAGG GTCCATAGCATCTCTGTCGGTTGGAGATGGCACAAGTGTCAGAGCATCGGTCAGAACAGCAACAGATGATACCAAACCTAAAACCACATGTGCATCTAAAGACAGTTGGCATGG atcTACAAGGAAGTCTTCACGAGGAGCAGTGAGAACTCAGCGTCGTCGACGTTCTAAGTCTCCTGTCCTTCATCCTCCAAAGTTTATACATTGCAGTACAATAGCATCTTCTTCCAGCAGCCAACTCAAGCACAAAAGCCAGACTGACTCCCCTGATGGCAGCAGTGGGCTGGGAATTTCAACTCCTAAAGAGTTCAGTGCAGGAGAAAGCTCCACTTCTCTTGATGCTAATCACACAGGGGCAGTCATTGAGCCTTTGATAACTTCGGTTCCAAGGCTCCCATCAGAGAGTAAGAAAGAAGACTCCTCTGACACTACCCAAGTCTCCCAAGCAAGTCTCAAAGCCAGTGATCTCTCTGACTTTCGATCCGTTTCCAAGCTAAACCAGGGCAAGCCATGTGCATGCATAGGCAAGGAATGCCAGTGTAAGAGATGGCATGATATGGAAGTGTATTCCTTTTCAGGCCTGCAGAATGTCCCTCCCCTGGCTCCAGAACGAAGATCAACTCTTGAGGACTACTCTCAGTCACTGCACACCAGAACTCTGTCTGGCTCTCCCCGTTCCTGTTCTGAGCAAGCTCGAGTCTATGTGGATGATGTGACCATTGAGGACCTATCAGGCTACATGGAGTATTACTTGTATATTCCCAAGAAAATGTCCCACATGGCAGAAATGATGTACACCTGA